The proteins below are encoded in one region of Corynebacterium felinum:
- a CDS encoding PP2C family protein-serine/threonine phosphatase, which produces MKLNYAIGSDRGLVRGNNEDSAYAGPHLLALADGMGGHAAGEVASQLMINHLLEIDADPGDNDMLAILGSVADDANHAIARGVKEVPETNGMGTTLTSLMFNGKEFGLCHVGDSRGYRLRNGTLEQLTVDDTYVQSLIDRGELDPEDVSTHPQRSMILKAYTGRPVEPTLKLLDAQIGDRILLCSDGLSDPVTASTIENELGRGTPAEAVTRLIELALRSGGPDNVTVVVADVVKADSQQAHTLTPVTAGALNAGQPEDPRPDTAAGRAAIALAQPAPTTTITHPATSETIEPVLGDADVLPDFTTIKKRRRFLPLILLICLCIIGAGIFVGYNTLKDRYYVHVNDEQQIVINQGFEGVWSKPYQASCLNAEGNLTLIDIDSTDKCHRFKVTDLKGSARNSVEALSGGSYDNVLQQMQRLSQEILPVCVTRESNSSSNTHTKKEAGNLNTPGVNCREVK; this is translated from the coding sequence ATGAAATTAAACTACGCCATAGGATCCGATCGTGGCCTGGTACGCGGAAACAACGAAGACTCCGCCTACGCAGGCCCCCACCTGCTTGCGCTCGCTGACGGAATGGGCGGACATGCGGCAGGCGAAGTCGCCTCCCAACTCATGATCAACCACCTGCTTGAAATCGACGCCGACCCGGGTGACAACGACATGCTCGCTATCCTCGGGTCCGTTGCCGACGACGCCAATCATGCGATTGCACGCGGGGTGAAAGAAGTCCCCGAAACCAACGGCATGGGCACCACCCTGACCTCTTTGATGTTCAACGGCAAAGAATTTGGGCTGTGTCACGTCGGCGACTCCCGCGGCTACCGGCTACGCAACGGCACCCTTGAACAGCTCACCGTCGACGACACCTACGTGCAATCCCTCATCGACCGGGGCGAGCTCGACCCCGAAGACGTGTCCACGCACCCGCAGCGCTCCATGATCCTCAAGGCGTACACTGGGCGCCCCGTCGAACCCACATTAAAGCTTCTCGACGCCCAAATCGGCGACCGTATCCTACTGTGCTCCGACGGGCTTTCTGACCCCGTCACCGCCTCCACCATCGAAAACGAACTCGGTCGCGGCACCCCAGCAGAAGCAGTCACCAGGCTTATCGAACTCGCGCTACGCTCCGGCGGACCAGACAACGTCACTGTGGTTGTTGCCGACGTCGTCAAAGCAGACAGCCAACAGGCACACACGCTCACACCAGTGACCGCAGGGGCACTCAACGCGGGACAGCCCGAAGACCCCCGACCTGACACGGCTGCCGGTCGCGCCGCCATTGCGCTGGCACAACCCGCACCCACTACCACCATCACCCACCCGGCGACCTCCGAAACCATTGAGCCTGTACTCGGCGACGCCGACGTGCTCCCAGATTTCACCACCATTAAAAAACGCCGCCGGTTCCTCCCGCTGATCCTGCTCATCTGCCTCTGCATCATCGGCGCAGGGATCTTTGTCGGCTACAACACCCTCAAAGATCGCTACTACGTGCATGTTAATGACGAGCAACAAATCGTCATCAACCAAGGATTCGAAGGGGTCTGGTCCAAGCCTTACCAAGCCTCCTGCCTGAACGCGGAAGGCAATCTCACGCTCATCGATATCGACTCGACAGACAAATGTCACCGCTTCAAAGTCACCGATCTCAAAGGCTCCGCCCGCAACTCCGTTGAAGCACTCAGCGGCGGAAGCTACGACAACGTGCTGCAACAAATGCAGCGGCTAAGCCAAGAAATCCTGCCGGTATGCGTCACTCGCGAAAGCAACTCCAGCTCAAACACGCACACCAAAAAAGAAGCAGGAAACCTCAACACACCTGGCGTTAATTGCCGGGAGGTGAAATAA
- a CDS encoding FtsW/RodA/SpoVE family cell cycle protein — protein MNFFTQLTSRKTEFGLLLAATVIIAVTLFNLNLALDIASNTEVFWVIGGFIGVFTLAHLALCFFAPHADQVMLPVAALLNGLGLAMVYRLDIAKETQMASRQVMWTLVGIVLMILVLAFLRDHRSLTRYSYVLGLLGLILLALPLVWPTNPDIVADARIWISIGPFSVQPGEFSKIFLLLFFAQLLVTKRALFNVAGYRILGLEFPRLRDLGPILGVWGIAIVIMAGENDFGPALLLFSTVLGMLYLATGRVSWLIIGTILVALGGTAIYQISTKIQTRFSNFLDPLANPDSTGFQLSQALFGMSTGGIVGSGLGQGHPYIVPVAWSDFILSSIGEELGLIGLAAVLLLFAIFVSRGMYTAMSARDSFGKLVASGLSLTIAIQIFVVTAGISALMPMTGLTTPFMSQGGSSLMANYILLGIILRISDSTRKAAIA, from the coding sequence GTGAACTTTTTCACCCAACTTACCTCCCGAAAAACAGAGTTCGGCCTGTTGTTGGCAGCAACCGTCATCATCGCAGTCACCCTGTTTAACCTCAATCTCGCCCTCGATATCGCCTCCAACACCGAAGTGTTCTGGGTGATCGGTGGTTTCATTGGGGTGTTCACCCTAGCCCACCTTGCTTTGTGCTTCTTTGCGCCCCACGCCGACCAAGTCATGCTGCCAGTTGCAGCACTACTCAACGGCCTCGGTCTTGCCATGGTGTACCGCCTCGACATCGCCAAAGAAACACAAATGGCTTCGCGCCAAGTGATGTGGACGCTTGTAGGCATCGTCTTGATGATCCTCGTGCTCGCCTTTTTGCGCGATCACCGAAGCCTCACCCGCTATTCCTACGTGCTCGGACTGCTAGGTCTAATCTTGCTGGCCCTACCACTGGTGTGGCCAACCAATCCCGACATCGTTGCCGATGCTCGGATCTGGATTTCCATCGGGCCGTTCTCCGTCCAGCCAGGCGAATTCTCCAAAATCTTCCTGCTGCTGTTCTTCGCCCAACTGCTCGTCACTAAACGAGCGCTGTTTAACGTGGCCGGTTACCGCATCCTAGGCCTAGAATTTCCCCGACTGCGCGACCTCGGCCCCATCCTGGGTGTATGGGGTATCGCTATTGTCATCATGGCTGGCGAAAACGACTTCGGCCCCGCACTGTTGCTCTTTAGCACCGTGCTTGGCATGCTCTACCTCGCAACTGGGCGTGTCTCCTGGTTGATCATCGGTACCATCCTGGTCGCCCTTGGTGGCACCGCAATCTACCAAATCTCCACCAAAATCCAAACCCGTTTCTCCAACTTCCTCGACCCACTCGCCAACCCCGACTCCACGGGCTTCCAGCTGTCCCAAGCACTGTTTGGAATGTCCACCGGCGGCATTGTTGGCTCCGGACTTGGCCAAGGACACCCCTACATTGTGCCCGTGGCGTGGAGCGACTTCATTCTGTCCTCCATCGGTGAAGAACTCGGACTCATTGGACTGGCAGCAGTTCTCCTTCTTTTTGCCATTTTTGTCTCCCGCGGCATGTATACAGCAATGTCGGCGCGAGACTCTTTCGGCAAACTCGTAGCCTCCGGCCTGTCACTAACCATTGCTATTCAAATCTTCGTCGTCACCGCAGGCATCTCCGCACTGATGCCCATGACCGGCCTGACCACACCATTTATGTCGCAAGGTGGATCTTCCCTCATGGCGAACTACATTCTGTTGGGCATAATTTTGCGTATTTCTGACTCCACACGGAAGGCGGCGATTGCATGA
- a CDS encoding M20/M25/M40 family metallo-hydrolase yields MYPDTLALLKQLVQNACVNDFTPGSGQEVRNADTIEEFFADVDTHVDIRRFEPEPGRVSLVVTVAGTDEAPPLTFLGHTDVVPVDVAQWTTPPFDAVVDDGKIFGRGTVDMLFLTATMAAVTREVARRKARGDKPKGTLQFVALADEEARGGLGAKWIAHNHPSAVNWENCLSETGGSHIIGTGGEDSVIVYVGEKGAAQRRLHVTGDPGHGSAPYAKDHAVVKIAEVARRIAHAQPTITDSEIWRGFVHAFRFDPATEQQVLSGTNYAALGTLAAYGDAVSKLTISPTVLRAGQAINVLPSHAWLELDIRTLPGQTQDDVDAVLIDALGELAEHVTIERLICEDATISPTDSFLYRAIENTLHGLFPDATVLPMIAAGGSDLRFARAQGGTGYGFAAHAKERTLGEMHAQLHSHDEYLHLEDLDLTITAYWELTRAWMY; encoded by the coding sequence ATGTACCCCGACACCCTTGCCCTGCTTAAGCAGCTAGTTCAGAATGCGTGCGTCAACGATTTCACCCCTGGTTCCGGCCAGGAAGTACGCAATGCTGACACAATCGAGGAGTTTTTTGCCGACGTCGACACGCATGTCGACATCCGCCGTTTTGAGCCCGAACCTGGCCGGGTCAGCCTCGTTGTCACCGTTGCCGGCACCGATGAAGCGCCACCGCTGACCTTTTTAGGGCATACCGACGTAGTCCCCGTTGATGTGGCACAGTGGACAACCCCGCCTTTCGACGCCGTGGTTGACGACGGCAAAATTTTTGGGCGCGGCACCGTGGACATGCTGTTCCTGACCGCCACAATGGCGGCAGTCACGCGCGAGGTTGCCCGGCGCAAAGCCCGCGGGGACAAGCCGAAAGGGACGCTACAGTTTGTTGCTCTCGCCGATGAGGAAGCCCGCGGCGGACTTGGCGCGAAATGGATTGCCCACAATCATCCTTCAGCGGTGAACTGGGAAAACTGTCTGTCCGAAACAGGTGGTTCTCACATCATCGGCACAGGCGGCGAAGATTCTGTCATTGTTTATGTCGGCGAAAAGGGTGCGGCACAGCGTCGACTGCACGTCACCGGCGATCCCGGCCACGGCAGCGCACCCTACGCCAAAGATCACGCCGTGGTGAAAATCGCTGAGGTTGCCCGACGCATCGCACACGCGCAACCTACAATCACTGATTCAGAAATATGGCGCGGATTCGTGCACGCCTTCCGCTTCGACCCCGCCACCGAACAGCAAGTACTTAGTGGCACAAACTATGCTGCGCTGGGCACACTCGCCGCCTACGGGGATGCGGTGAGCAAACTCACCATCTCCCCCACTGTGCTTCGCGCCGGCCAAGCAATCAACGTGTTGCCCTCGCACGCCTGGCTGGAACTGGATATCCGCACCCTACCTGGCCAAACCCAAGACGATGTTGATGCTGTGCTTATCGACGCCCTCGGCGAGCTCGCTGAACACGTCACCATTGAGCGTCTCATCTGTGAAGATGCCACCATCTCCCCCACCGATTCATTTTTATATCGCGCAATCGAAAACACACTGCACGGACTTTTCCCCGACGCAACAGTTCTCCCCATGATCGCCGCCGGTGGTTCCGATCTGCGCTTCGCCCGCGCACAAGGCGGCACCGGCTACGGTTTTGCCGCCCACGCGAAGGAAAGAACACTAGGCGAAATGCACGCCCAACTGCATTCCCACGACGAATACCTCCACCTAGAAGATCTCGACCTCACCATAACCGCCTACTGGGAACTAACACGCGCATGGATGTACTAG
- the bioB gene encoding biotin synthase BioB, translating into MTDILELARTKVLDQGIGLNKEEVLQVLLLDEDRIPELLDLAHQVRLKWCGEEVEVEGIVSLKTGGCPEDCHFCSQSGLFESPVRSAWLDIAGLVEAAKQTQKSGATEFCIVAAVKGPDERLMTQLEQAVAAIKAEVDIEVAASIGILTQEQVDRLRAAGVHRYNHNLETARSFFPNVVTTHSWESRRETLRMVAESGMEVCSGGILGMGETLEQRAEFACDLAELDPTEVPMNFLDPRPGTPFADKEVMSTPDALRAVGAFRLALPKTMLRFAGGRELTLGDLGTEQGLLGGINAVIVGNYLTTLGRPMEQDLDMLGKLRLPIKALNASC; encoded by the coding sequence ATGACTGACATCCTCGAACTCGCCCGCACCAAAGTCCTCGACCAAGGCATCGGCCTAAACAAAGAAGAAGTGCTCCAGGTACTCCTTCTCGACGAAGACCGCATCCCCGAACTGCTCGACCTCGCACACCAAGTACGCCTGAAATGGTGCGGCGAAGAAGTTGAAGTCGAAGGCATTGTGTCGCTGAAAACCGGTGGCTGCCCCGAAGACTGCCACTTCTGTTCCCAGTCCGGCCTGTTTGAATCCCCTGTGCGCTCCGCATGGCTCGACATCGCAGGACTTGTTGAGGCAGCGAAGCAGACCCAAAAGTCCGGCGCTACTGAATTCTGCATCGTCGCCGCCGTCAAAGGCCCCGACGAGCGCTTGATGACCCAGCTTGAGCAAGCAGTAGCCGCCATCAAGGCTGAGGTTGATATCGAAGTCGCCGCCTCGATCGGTATTCTCACCCAAGAGCAGGTCGATAGGCTGCGCGCTGCCGGTGTGCACCGCTATAACCACAACTTGGAAACCGCGCGCTCCTTCTTCCCTAATGTGGTCACCACCCACAGCTGGGAATCCCGCCGCGAAACCCTGCGCATGGTCGCTGAATCCGGCATGGAAGTCTGCTCCGGCGGCATCCTCGGCATGGGCGAAACCCTCGAACAACGCGCCGAATTCGCCTGTGATCTCGCCGAACTCGACCCCACCGAGGTTCCCATGAACTTCCTCGACCCACGTCCCGGCACTCCTTTTGCCGACAAGGAAGTCATGTCCACCCCTGATGCGCTCCGCGCCGTCGGCGCGTTCCGTCTCGCCCTGCCGAAGACCATGCTGCGTTTTGCTGGTGGACGCGAACTCACCCTTGGTGACCTCGGCACCGAACAAGGCCTCCTTGGCGGCATCAACGCTGTGATCGTGGGCAACTACCTCACCACCCTCGGTCGCCCCATGGAGCAAGACCTCGACATGCTGGGCAAACTGCGCCTGCCCATTAAGGCGCTGAACGCGAGCTGCTAA
- a CDS encoding DUF3662 and FHA domain-containing protein — protein sequence MSFMGKIAKLDSAMQRGLDNSFAFVFGGRVVPAEIEELLKQEAEDNAVHTYEGTIEIPNHFEVKVSTKDYANLQEEHPGLTEDFEDQLTRYFRNQGWVCPGAVVVDIVEDPSVRTGQLYASSTIKTESEPDVRDLIVNPPTHAGFSVAEDEVDPPTEYFTEEVDAAPAAVSLLLQDGSSRTYYVHEGSNIIGRGNDVDFRLPDTGVSRKHAEIVWNGSDAILVDLQSTNGTTVNDTPIDNWLLADGDVITVGHSHIEVRIIN from the coding sequence ATGTCCTTCATGGGAAAAATCGCGAAGCTCGACAGCGCAATGCAGCGTGGACTCGACAACAGCTTCGCCTTTGTCTTCGGCGGGCGCGTCGTACCCGCCGAAATTGAAGAGCTGCTCAAACAAGAAGCGGAAGACAATGCCGTGCACACCTACGAAGGCACCATTGAAATCCCCAACCACTTCGAAGTCAAAGTCAGCACCAAAGACTACGCCAACCTCCAAGAAGAACACCCAGGGTTGACGGAAGACTTCGAAGACCAGCTCACACGCTACTTCAGAAACCAAGGATGGGTATGCCCCGGCGCGGTCGTCGTCGACATTGTCGAAGACCCCTCCGTACGCACTGGGCAGCTCTACGCATCATCAACAATTAAGACCGAAAGCGAGCCAGACGTGCGCGACCTGATCGTGAATCCCCCCACTCATGCAGGCTTCAGTGTCGCCGAAGACGAGGTCGACCCGCCCACTGAATACTTTACCGAGGAGGTTGACGCAGCACCCGCAGCAGTTAGCCTGCTGCTGCAAGACGGGTCGTCGCGCACCTACTACGTGCATGAAGGTTCAAATATTATCGGCCGTGGAAACGATGTTGATTTCCGGCTTCCTGACACAGGTGTCTCCCGCAAGCACGCCGAAATTGTGTGGAATGGCAGTGATGCCATCCTCGTGGATCTGCAATCGACCAACGGCACCACCGTCAACGACACCCCCATCGACAACTGGTTGCTTGCCGACGGTGACGTGATTACCGTCGGGCACTCCCACATCGAAGTACGCATCATCAACTAG
- a CDS encoding MFS transporter — protein sequence MTKREDTRVAAATIIGTAIEWYDFFLYAAAAGLVFNKTFFNTDDAAVATILSFLTVGLSFLFRPLGAFLAGHFGDRIGRRKVLMITLVGMGIATTLIGLLPTYATIGVAAPLLLIALRVIQGISAGGEWGGAVLMAVEHAPDKRRGLFGAFPQIGVPIGLLMSSGMMAIMTKIAPGDAFLEWGWRVPFLLSFILIFVGHYIRHGVAESPVFAEIAQRKEVTKNPLGKMLRYNFVVVFLAALVFAGNGASGYMTTGGFIQNYATNPDGPIGLERGPVLLAVTGSAATWLLFTLLAGIVSDYIGRRNTYIVGYIAQIIGIWLLFPMVSAGSVGMLFSALAILTIGLGFTYGQQSAFYTELFPASVRFSGVSVTYALGAILGGAFSPMIAAYLIKQTGSTDAVTYYLTGMAVLGLIAVLCFNSRDNIPLGPDHEAQQRQSPLRFSSTPVASLDNKPEVVAAKVQ from the coding sequence ATGACAAAACGCGAGGACACACGGGTTGCGGCGGCAACCATTATCGGCACAGCCATCGAATGGTACGACTTCTTCCTGTACGCGGCAGCGGCAGGTTTGGTCTTTAACAAAACCTTCTTTAATACCGACGATGCTGCAGTAGCCACCATCTTGTCCTTCCTGACCGTCGGCTTGTCCTTCCTCTTTAGGCCCCTGGGGGCGTTTCTTGCCGGACATTTCGGCGACAGGATTGGGCGAAGAAAAGTTTTGATGATCACCCTCGTCGGCATGGGCATTGCCACCACCTTGATTGGCTTGCTGCCCACCTACGCCACCATCGGCGTGGCCGCACCATTATTGCTGATCGCACTACGCGTAATCCAAGGCATTTCCGCTGGCGGCGAATGGGGCGGTGCCGTGCTCATGGCAGTGGAGCACGCCCCCGACAAACGCCGCGGCCTTTTCGGCGCATTCCCACAAATCGGTGTGCCTATCGGCCTGCTGATGTCGTCAGGAATGATGGCGATCATGACCAAAATCGCCCCAGGCGACGCCTTCTTGGAGTGGGGTTGGCGCGTACCATTCTTGCTCAGCTTCATCCTGATTTTCGTCGGCCACTACATCCGCCACGGTGTGGCTGAATCCCCCGTGTTTGCCGAAATCGCACAACGCAAAGAAGTAACCAAAAACCCGCTGGGCAAGATGCTGCGCTACAACTTCGTAGTAGTCTTCCTCGCTGCACTGGTTTTCGCCGGCAACGGCGCTTCCGGCTACATGACCACCGGCGGTTTCATCCAAAACTACGCCACCAACCCCGACGGCCCCATCGGCCTTGAACGCGGCCCCGTGCTTCTGGCAGTGACCGGTTCCGCCGCCACCTGGCTACTGTTTACCCTGCTTGCCGGCATTGTGTCTGACTACATTGGGCGCCGCAACACCTACATTGTGGGCTACATTGCGCAGATCATCGGCATTTGGTTGCTGTTCCCCATGGTCAGCGCCGGTAGCGTGGGCATGCTGTTTAGCGCATTGGCGATTTTGACCATCGGCCTTGGCTTTACTTATGGCCAGCAGTCTGCTTTCTACACCGAACTATTCCCCGCCTCCGTGCGCTTCTCTGGTGTGTCGGTTACCTATGCGCTCGGTGCGATTCTGGGTGGCGCATTCTCCCCAATGATTGCTGCGTACCTGATTAAGCAGACCGGCTCCACCGACGCCGTGACCTACTACCTGACCGGCATGGCAGTGCTGGGTTTGATCGCGGTACTGTGCTTTAACAGTCGCGACAACATTCCGCTTGGCCCAGACCATGAGGCGCAGCAGCGTCAAAGCCCGCTACGTTTTTCCTCTACTCCTGTAGCTTCATTGGATAATAAACCTGAAGTGGTTGCAGCGAAGGTTCAGTAA
- a CDS encoding FHA domain-containing protein FhaB/FipA produces MENALLLGLRIGLLVLLWLFIFFCLNVLRRNVNGVVKQTTASTSIGGVPHQLAVIDGPLTGTRMDLAGLSEVTLGRAPDCTFVVSDDFASSRHARLFRRGNEWFVEDLDSRNGTYVQDLRIDSPERVLAGNDIKVGRTTVRLVG; encoded by the coding sequence ATGGAAAACGCGTTACTTCTTGGACTGCGCATCGGGCTTCTTGTCCTGTTGTGGTTGTTCATCTTCTTCTGCCTCAACGTGCTGCGACGCAACGTTAACGGTGTCGTGAAGCAAACAACGGCGTCGACAAGCATCGGCGGTGTCCCACACCAGTTAGCAGTCATCGACGGACCGCTGACCGGCACCCGCATGGATCTTGCCGGACTTTCAGAAGTCACCCTCGGCCGCGCCCCTGACTGCACCTTTGTCGTCAGCGACGACTTCGCATCATCCAGGCATGCGCGGCTGTTTAGACGCGGCAACGAATGGTTCGTCGAAGACCTCGACTCCCGCAACGGCACCTACGTCCAAGACCTACGCATCGACTCCCCCGAGCGCGTCCTCGCCGGAAATGACATCAAAGTAGGACGCACAACAGTCAGGCTGGTGGGCTAA
- a CDS encoding helix-hairpin-helix domain-containing protein has translation MAAKFSEQEREILVALTGVGPTVITRLEQMGFSSLVDLATADVEQILQAGAAATGSSCWKNSPQARRAITAVVECARNHGGR, from the coding sequence ATGGCAGCGAAGTTTTCAGAACAGGAACGCGAAATACTAGTGGCACTCACAGGGGTGGGGCCAACGGTAATCACGCGCCTTGAGCAGATGGGCTTTAGTTCCCTTGTCGATCTGGCTACTGCCGATGTCGAGCAAATTCTTCAGGCAGGTGCTGCTGCGACAGGATCATCCTGTTGGAAAAACAGCCCCCAGGCACGCCGTGCGATCACCGCTGTCGTGGAGTGCGCACGCAATCATGGTGGGCGGTGA